ACGCGCCCGCGGTCACCTTGTTCTGCATGTACGCGGTCGCGGCCGAGCGGCAGGGCTGGAGCCTCGCCGACCTCGGCGGGACCCTGCAGACCGACATCCTGAAGGAGTACATCGCGCAGAAGGAGTGGCTCTTCCCGCCCGAGCCCCACCTGCGCCTGATCGGCGACCTGGTCGAGTTCTGCACGCGCGAGGTGCCGCGCTACCACCCGGTCTCGATCTCCGGCTACCACATCCGCGAAGCCGGCTCGACCGCGGTGCAGGAGCTCGCCTACACGCTCGCCGACGGCTTCGCCTACGTGGAGCTCGGCATGCAGCGCGGCCTGCACCCCGACCAGTTCGTGCCCCGTTTCAGCTTCTTCTTCGACGCGCACATCGACTTCTTCGAGGAGATCGCCAAGTTCCGCGCCGGCCGGCGCATCTGGGCCCGCTGGCTGCGCGAGCGCTACGGCGCGACCGCGGAGAAGGCGATGCTCATGCGGTTCCACACCCAGACCGCCGGCGTGTCGCTCACGGCCCAGCAGCCGGACAACAACATCGTGCGCACCGCCATCGAGGCGCTGGCGGGCGTGCTCGGCGGGACCCAGTCGCTGCACACCAACGCGCTCGACGAGGTGCTCGCGCTGCCCTCCGACCACGCCGCCAAGGTCGCGCTGCGCACCCAGCAGGTGATCGCCGAGGAGACCGGCGTCACCAACGTCATCGACCCGCTCGGCGGCTCCTGGTACGTCGAGTGGCTCACCGACGAGATCGAGCGCCGCTGCGAAGAGGAGTTCGCCCGCATCCTCGCGCTCTCCGCGGACGAGACGATGCTGGGCGGCATCCTGCGGGGCATCGAGGACGGCTACTTCACCTCGGAGATCGCCGACGCCGCGTTCGAGTTCCAGAACCGGATGGAGAAGGGCCGGTTCAAGATGGTCGGCGTCAACGCCCACGTCGACCGGGACGACGACGAGCTGGAGATCCTGCGCAT
The sequence above is a segment of the Egicoccus sp. AB-alg2 genome. Coding sequences within it:
- a CDS encoding methylmalonyl-CoA mutase; the protein is MSWQEQYERWKSAYERAGERDADFTTLSGIPLEPLYGPHNVSLDPERIGYPGAFPYTRGVYASMYRTRPWTIRQFAGFADPGETNKRFHDLVQGGQHGLSVAFDMPTLMGLDSDDPRSEGEVGHCGVAIDTVADMDRLFDGLPLGELTTSMTINAPAVTLFCMYAVAAERQGWSLADLGGTLQTDILKEYIAQKEWLFPPEPHLRLIGDLVEFCTREVPRYHPVSISGYHIREAGSTAVQELAYTLADGFAYVELGMQRGLHPDQFVPRFSFFFDAHIDFFEEIAKFRAGRRIWARWLRERYGATAEKAMLMRFHTQTAGVSLTAQQPDNNIVRTAIEALAGVLGGTQSLHTNALDEVLALPSDHAAKVALRTQQVIAEETGVTNVIDPLGGSWYVEWLTDEIERRCEEEFARILALSADETMLGGILRGIEDGYFTSEIADAAFEFQNRMEKGRFKMVGVNAHVDRDDDELEILRIGAEVERGQVERLQRIKSDRDPHRLEAAMERLRAAADGEENLVPLIMDAVRADATVGEISRLLQDAWGSYSETPRL